The genomic segment GACCTCCGACTCCGTGGCTCGGATAAAATAGATAGATTCTTCGAAAAGCTCCATGAAGAATCATCTCGAGTATCCCTGATCAAGGTGCTAGATCTCCAAGATTGCCAGTGCTTTGGACGGAAGAATCAAATCTACCTCAGGGACATATGCAGCAAGATGTTACTGCTCAAGTATCTGAGCCTAAGGGGAACAGATGTTACCCAGCTGCCGACTGAAATCAATAACCTCCGTGAGCTAGAAGTATTGGATATCCGAGAAACATATGTGCCTCCATCTGCAACAGTAAATGTCTTACTCCTGAAGTTGAAGCGTTTGCTGGCTGGTCGCATTGTTCCAAGTTCGGGGGTAAGTAGTACTGAACTATTTAGTGTTGAGATCCCTGATAAGGTCGAAAAAATGGTAAACATGGAGGTATTGTCCAATGTCAAGGCACAGACGAGACAAGATATGAAAGATATTGGAAAGTTGTGGCAGCTCAGGAAGCTTGGTGTGGTTATTCAATACAAGGAGCCACACCTCAGGAATTTTCTTCGAGCTATCAGTGATCTGCATGAGTGCCTGAAGTCTCTGTCAATCACTCTTCCCAATATAGAGGACAACAAAGAGATCAGAGATTGGGTTCTTGAACACTATAAAAACTCTCCCAAGCTTCTCGAGAGCCTAAGCATTACTGGAACCACACAAACAGTGCAACTTCTTCGGTTGTTGACCAGAGATATTGACCAACTCCAACTTCGCAAGGTAACTCTATCTGGTACCCGGCTGTATCAGCCTGATCTGAAGGTCCTTGGCAAGCTTCCCAAATTAATATGTCTCAGGCTCCGAGATAACGCATACATCGATAGCAACCTCACCTTCAACAATGATGAATTCGAAAATCTCAAGTGCTTTCTTATTGAGGGTTCCAACATAACTGCCCTCAGCTTTGGAGGTGGAGCACATAAACTCGAGAAAATCGTGTTGTGCTCCACCGATGGACTGTCAATTTCTGGAGTCGAAGACCTTCTGGAACTGAAGGATGTTGAGTTGAAGAACAGCAATAAGTTATCATTGTTTGACAAGGCCAAAAACATATCCAAGGTGACTCTTTGGCATACCTCTCTGAGTCAATATGAGGTAGAGATTCTCGCCAAGATACCTAACATGCGCAACCTAGTACTCAAGGACATATTTTGTGTACAAAGCCAGCTTATCTTATACAAAGATGACTTCCCAAAGCTCAACCTTCTTACAGTCGACTTCTCTGTCACCCCCAAGACTATCATTACCGACGGATCAGCTCCTAAGCTCGAGAAAATCATCTGGTCCTTCACAAAGGACACGGTGGGTACTCTCTCCATCTCCGGCACTGACATCCTTCCAAACCTGAAGGAGCTCGAGATCAATGGTGATTTTATCCCTAGGGAGGTGGAAGAAGCATTGAAGAAACACAAGAACA from the Triticum aestivum cultivar Chinese Spring unplaced genomic scaffold, IWGSC CS RefSeq v2.1 scaffold4958, whole genome shotgun sequence genome contains:
- the LOC123175613 gene encoding disease resistance protein Pik-2-like; protein product: MAELASGAVSSLLGVIRNEALLLGRVRHDVQFIQEEMESMQSFLTHLSKKAPTGGEHDEQIRTWMNQVRLLAQDSNNCIDLYLYRGNPEIHLARGGLRRYIAWLPWFVHKMVAQHRAAIQLRALRERARDIGERRLRTKEDWASSVRHASRCFDALINRWLVYPADIGATGKIKSCVIGDLVHEFITKIARKRRIVETRLSHHLALRFSIFNDLRLRGSDKIDRFFEKLHEESSRVSLIKVLDLQDCQCFGRKNQIYLRDICSKMLLLKYLSLRGTDVTQLPTEINNLRELEVLDIRETYVPPSATVNVLLLKLKRLLAGRIVPSSGVSSTELFSVEIPDKVEKMVNMEVLSNVKAQTRQDMKDIGKLWQLRKLGVVIQYKEPHLRNFLRAISDLHECLKSLSITLPNIEDNKEIRDWVLEHYKNSPKLLESLSITGTTQTVQLLRLLTRDIDQLQLRKVTLSGTRLYQPDLKVLGKLPKLICLRLRDNAYIDSNLTFNNDEFENLKCFLIEGSNITALSFGGGAHKLEKIVLCSTDGLSISGVEDLLELKDVELKNSNKLSLFDKAKNISKVTLWHTSLSQYEVEILAKIPNMRNLVLKDIFCVQSQLILYKDDFPKLNLLTVDFSVTPKTIITDGSAPKLEKIIWSFTKDTVGTLSISGTDILPNLKELEINGDFIPREVEEALKKHKNKPKFTYNKPENQYQEAGNIPEKKDPPRFSFLRKKED